The Candidatus Schneideria nysicola genome contains a region encoding:
- the murD gene encoding UDP-N-acetylmuramoyl-L-alanine--D-glutamate ligase: MRFDYERENIVIVGLGMTGISCVNFFLSKGIIPRVMDSRITPPYLHKLSNKIKYCSLGEFNEKWLLKASLIIVSPGISLNNPKLMLAADRGIKIIGDIDLFLRETNIPVVAITGSNGKSTVTSLIGKMAGFAGWRTGIGGNIGFPALVLLKNQSCQLYVLELSSFQLETTYYMKTIKAATVLNVHQEHINRYPLGIEEYRKVKIKIYQQADFCIFNAEDNMTFPDNNCTARSITFGIDSGDYHLTYRDGNIWITAYDNLLLNCSQIQLKGLHNYMNILAALALAKAVDIPIEACISAIKTFRGLPHRLEIVHEKNGICWINDSKSTNPSSTQAAIEYVIEYVQCKRGGVLHLLLGGDSKNTDFMILSPLLKERKVKIYCFGKDGYKMMAIRPDVSTFTENLEKAMYLIRNQIKPGDCVLLSPACASVDQFENFENRGNLFTTLAHKIG, encoded by the coding sequence ATGAGATTCGATTATGAAAGGGAAAATATTGTCATTGTTGGTTTAGGAATGACAGGAATATCATGTGTTAACTTTTTTCTCTCTAAAGGGATCATTCCTCGTGTGATGGATAGTCGTATTACTCCTCCTTATTTACATAAATTATCGAATAAAATTAAATACTGTAGTTTAGGTGAATTTAATGAAAAATGGTTATTAAAAGCTTCTTTAATTATTGTCAGTCCCGGTATTTCTTTAAACAATCCCAAATTAATGTTAGCAGCAGACCGTGGAATTAAAATAATAGGAGACATTGATTTATTCCTACGGGAAACAAACATTCCAGTTGTAGCAATAACTGGTTCGAATGGAAAAAGTACGGTCACTTCATTAATAGGAAAAATGGCTGGTTTTGCAGGTTGGCGTACAGGAATTGGAGGAAATATTGGGTTCCCAGCTCTAGTATTATTGAAGAACCAATCTTGTCAACTATATGTATTGGAACTATCTAGTTTTCAATTAGAAACAACATACTATATGAAAACAATAAAAGCAGCAACAGTTTTGAATGTTCATCAAGAACATATAAATCGTTATCCTCTTGGAATAGAAGAGTATCGTAAAGTAAAAATAAAAATTTATCAACAAGCTGATTTTTGTATCTTTAATGCCGAAGATAATATGACCTTCCCAGATAATAATTGTACCGCACGCAGTATAACATTTGGTATAGATTCTGGAGATTACCACTTAACTTATCGAGATGGAAATATTTGGATAACGGCATATGATAATTTATTATTAAATTGTAGTCAAATACAACTTAAAGGGTTGCATAATTATATGAATATCTTAGCAGCATTAGCTTTGGCAAAAGCAGTAGATATTCCTATTGAAGCTTGTATCTCTGCCATAAAAACATTTAGAGGATTACCCCATAGATTAGAAATCGTTCATGAAAAAAACGGTATTTGTTGGATAAACGATTCTAAGTCAACTAATCCCAGTAGCACTCAAGCAGCTATTGAGTATGTTATTGAGTATGTACAGTGTAAAAGAGGTGGAGTATTACATCTCTTACTTGGTGGAGATAGTAAAAATACAGATTTCATGATCTTATCACCTCTATTAAAAGAGCGTAAAGTTAAGATCTATTGTTTTGGAAAAGATGGATATAAAATGATGGCTATACGTCCAGATGTATCTACTTTTACTGAAAATTTAGAAAAAGCTATGTATCTTATTCGAAATCAAATCAAACCAGGAGATTGTGTTCTTTTATCACCAGCTTGTGCTAGTGTCGATCAATTTGAGAATTTCGAGAATAGGGGGAACCTTTTCACTACATTAGCACATAAAATTGGATAA
- the ftsW gene encoding cell division protein FtsW, with protein MIPSSAKILFMSNPIHLLYDRTLLFVSVGLTSIGFIMVTSASMPLGARLFNDPFFFTKRNIIYIILVIFLSLGILRIPMFIWQRFSNILLFFTIIMLVAVLIVGRSVNGSSRWIIIGPICIQPAELSKLSLLFYLSKYFVQAIKNKFCNFYQPISVMILLSSLLLAQPDLGTVLVLLSTTFAMLFLIGAKLSQFLSVITVCIFIIICLILDEPYRIRRIIAFWHPWEDPFGDGYQLTQSIMAFARGSFWGQGLGNSVQKMEYLPSAHTDFIFAIIGEELGYIGAFITVIMLAFLIFRAMVIGHKALESYQFFSGFMACAIGIWFGIQSIINIGTVLGILPTKGITLPLISYGGSSLLIMSTALLILFRIDFETRLKKSQAFIIPI; from the coding sequence ATAATCCCATCTTCTGCAAAAATATTATTTATGTCAAATCCCATTCATCTTTTGTATGATCGCACATTACTATTTGTATCTGTAGGTTTAACTAGTATTGGTTTTATTATGGTCACTTCTGCGTCGATGCCTTTGGGGGCACGTTTATTCAACGATCCATTTTTCTTTACAAAAAGAAATATAATTTACATAATTTTAGTAATCTTTCTTTCTTTGGGAATATTACGAATACCCATGTTCATTTGGCAAAGATTCAGTAATATACTATTATTTTTTACTATTATTATGTTAGTTGCAGTACTAATAGTTGGACGTTCAGTAAACGGGTCTTCGCGTTGGATTATAATTGGTCCAATATGTATCCAACCTGCTGAGTTATCCAAACTATCGCTACTCTTTTACTTATCGAAGTATTTCGTTCAAGCCATAAAAAATAAATTTTGTAATTTTTATCAACCAATTAGTGTGATGATCTTATTATCATCCCTTCTTTTAGCTCAACCTGATCTAGGAACTGTCCTCGTCTTATTATCTACAACTTTCGCAATGTTATTTCTCATTGGAGCAAAATTATCTCAATTTTTATCCGTTATTACCGTATGTATATTTATAATAATATGTTTAATACTTGATGAACCTTATCGAATAAGAAGAATAATCGCTTTTTGGCATCCTTGGGAAGATCCTTTTGGGGATGGATATCAATTAACTCAATCCATCATGGCATTCGCAAGAGGTTCATTTTGGGGACAAGGATTAGGAAATTCCGTTCAAAAAATGGAATACCTACCGTCGGCTCATACTGATTTTATTTTTGCTATCATTGGCGAAGAACTTGGATACATTGGTGCATTTATCACAGTAATAATGCTGGCTTTTTTAATATTCCGAGCGATGGTAATTGGTCATAAAGCATTAGAAAGCTATCAGTTCTTTTCTGGATTTATGGCTTGTGCTATTGGGATTTGGTTTGGAATACAATCTATTATCAATATAGGTACCGTTCTTGGTATTTTACCTACTAAAGGTATTACATTGCCATTAATTAGTTATGGTGGATCCAGTTTATTAATTATGTCAACAGCATTATTAATCCTATTCAGGATAGATTTTGAAACAAGATTAAAAAAATCACAAGCTTTCATAATACCGATATGA
- the murG gene encoding undecaprenyldiphospho-muramoylpentapeptide beta-N-acetylglucosaminyltransferase: MKNELTDRTHRCLIIIGGGTGGHIFPGLTIAQSMIEKGWKVRWIGTKDRMESYLVEKYGIHIDLIRFYGFDGKSLKTKLLYPIYIYRAVRTVQHIMCICKPDIVLGMGSYIAFPGILAAWIQDIPIVLHEQNAIAGRTNRLLSKIANKVLQAYPGTLLDATTVGNPIRKNILSLSLKDPYDRLINRSGPLRVLITGGSQGAKIFNKIMPLVFSRLAVKTIFFHQVGKGALHEIIQSYPTINACKNYILVEFIEDMATAYDWADIIICRSGALTVSEIATVGIPALFVPFIHKDRQQYYNARHLEKVGAAKIIDQKNFTVSNIIEILSGINRKNLLQMAQRARLVASFDATERVTREILSLVR, from the coding sequence ATGAAGAATGAACTAACAGATAGAACACATAGATGCTTAATAATCATTGGTGGAGGCACAGGTGGACATATTTTTCCTGGATTAACGATTGCTCAATCTATGATAGAAAAAGGGTGGAAAGTACGTTGGATAGGTACAAAAGATCGTATGGAATCTTATTTAGTGGAAAAATATGGAATTCATATTGATTTAATTAGATTTTATGGATTTGATGGAAAATCTTTAAAAACCAAGTTACTATATCCAATATATATATATCGTGCCGTTAGAACAGTCCAACATATCATGTGCATCTGTAAACCAGATATAGTTTTAGGCATGGGCAGTTATATTGCTTTTCCAGGCATATTAGCGGCGTGGATTCAAGATATTCCTATCGTATTACACGAACAAAACGCTATAGCTGGGAGAACTAATCGTTTATTATCAAAAATTGCTAATAAAGTACTTCAGGCTTATCCGGGAACTCTATTAGACGCCACAACAGTAGGGAATCCCATTCGAAAGAATATTTTATCTTTATCATTAAAAGATCCCTATGATCGATTGATAAATCGATCAGGACCACTTAGAGTATTAATAACAGGAGGGAGTCAGGGTGCCAAAATTTTTAATAAAATTATGCCGTTGGTATTTTCAAGATTAGCCGTAAAAACTATTTTTTTTCATCAGGTTGGAAAAGGAGCCTTACATGAGATAATCCAATCTTATCCCACAATTAATGCATGCAAAAATTATATATTGGTAGAATTTATTGAGGATATGGCTACAGCTTATGATTGGGCGGATATAATAATATGTCGGTCCGGGGCATTAACAGTCAGTGAAATTGCTACGGTAGGAATACCGGCCTTATTTGTCCCCTTCATACATAAGGATAGACAACAATATTATAATGCACGTCATCTCGAAAAAGTTGGTGCAGCAAAAATTATTGATCAAAAAAATTTTACTGTTTCTAATATAATCGAGATATTGTCCGGAATTAATCGAAAAAATTTATTGCAAATGGCTCAACGTGCTAGATTAGTCGCCTCTTTTGATGCGACGGAACGGGTAACAAGAGAAATACTATCCTTAGTACGTTAA
- the murC gene encoding UDP-N-acetylmuramate--L-alanine ligase, translating into MKTQQVTNVRTFIPSTYLVKRIHFIGIGGAGMGGIAKILASEGYNISGSDINPNQITQQLIQLGVQICFDHRPENVYNASFVVISNAISIENPEVVAAKKAQIPIIQRAEMLAEIMRFRYGIAIAGTHGKTTTTAMITTIYTEAGLDPTFISGGFIKSAGTYAHLGYSRYLIAESDESDASFLHLRPIVAVITNIEAEHMDYYGNLVNLKRTFINFLHNLPFYGHAIVCFDDPILREILPSIKRKFITYGFSNDADLQISDYCQIKEKCRFLINRKGSTNRSIQVELNAPGRHNALNSVGAIALALEEGINENIILKAMLHFQGTGRRFDHLGYYNLLDVNGKSGEVMLIEDYGHHPTELRATIQAVRSGWPDKRLVMVFQPHRYTRTRDFYDDFAMILSSVDILLMLNIDSSGEIPIPGINSLTLCNSIRKYKKNDPILVLDINELPKILALIIQDNDLVLMQGAGTIGKITRKLAGNRFNLYSI; encoded by the coding sequence GTGAAGACACAACAAGTAACTAATGTACGAACTTTTATTCCCTCAACGTATCTTGTTAAAAGAATCCATTTTATTGGAATTGGCGGAGCAGGAATGGGAGGAATAGCTAAAATATTAGCCAGTGAAGGCTATAACATTAGTGGTTCTGATATTAATCCCAATCAGATTACACAACAATTAATTCAACTTGGAGTACAAATTTGTTTCGATCACAGACCAGAAAACGTCTATAATGCTAGTTTTGTTGTAATTTCTAATGCAATTTCTATTGAAAATCCAGAAGTAGTAGCAGCGAAAAAAGCACAGATCCCTATCATTCAACGTGCTGAAATGTTAGCAGAAATTATGCGATTTCGCTATGGTATAGCTATTGCTGGTACCCATGGAAAAACAACGACAACCGCAATGATAACAACCATTTATACTGAAGCAGGATTAGATCCCACTTTTATTAGTGGGGGATTCATTAAATCAGCTGGAACATATGCACATCTTGGTTATAGTCGTTATCTTATTGCGGAATCGGATGAAAGTGATGCATCCTTTCTTCATTTACGACCCATAGTAGCTGTTATTACCAATATAGAAGCGGAGCATATGGATTACTATGGAAATTTAGTAAATTTAAAAAGAACATTTATCAATTTTTTACATAATTTACCTTTTTATGGACATGCCATAGTATGTTTTGATGATCCTATCTTACGAGAAATTCTCCCTTCTATTAAGAGAAAATTCATTACATATGGATTTAGCAATGATGCGGATTTACAGATTAGTGATTACTGTCAAATTAAAGAAAAATGCCGTTTTCTAATTAATAGAAAAGGTTCGACAAATCGATCTATTCAAGTGGAATTAAATGCACCCGGTCGTCATAATGCTTTAAATTCGGTTGGAGCTATTGCATTAGCTTTAGAAGAAGGGATTAATGAAAATATTATTTTAAAAGCAATGTTACATTTTCAAGGAACGGGTCGTCGATTTGATCATCTGGGTTATTATAATTTGCTGGATGTGAACGGTAAATCTGGCGAAGTCATGCTAATAGAAGATTATGGACATCATCCAACAGAACTACGTGCTACCATTCAAGCAGTACGATCTGGTTGGCCAGATAAACGTTTAGTTATGGTGTTTCAACCTCATCGTTATACAAGAACACGTGATTTTTATGATGATTTTGCGATGATCTTATCTAGTGTAGATATATTATTAATGTTAAATATTGATTCTTCTGGAGAAATTCCTATTCCAGGAATAAATAGTCTTACTTTATGTAACAGTATACGAAAATATAAAAAAAATGATCCAATTTTAGTACTTGATATAAATGAATTACCTAAAATATTAGCATTAATAATACAGGATAATGATTTAGTGTTAATGCAAGGTGCGGGTACAATAGGAAAAATTACAAGAAAATTAGCAGGTAATAGATTCAATCTATATAGCATTTAG
- a CDS encoding FtsQ-type POTRA domain-containing protein, which produces MKNKKIEDRYDYQITAIYFNKTPKYQNRIVILIFFLLVLVVGIYGSTWIIFRWIQQSHNTPSLFKIIVQGGNFTTEDDIRKLLHIRDRNMLMKTDVNIIQNTMLQLPWIKSISVRKKWPNIIKINLIEYIPLVCWNNIYLIDKNGKKFPLSQFSQYKKEKIYSTIPTLYILEEHANEKHIINEYIAISNVLNSSSKIQIKTIHINPCHSWSLILDNNIRLEIGRNNKIYRLKRFIEIYPTILQHAYEKKKQISSIDLRYESGLAVGLTDFSFATTLLFHKSERLSYTGKNTND; this is translated from the coding sequence ATGAAGAATAAAAAAATTGAGGATAGATATGACTACCAAATAACGGCAATCTATTTTAATAAAACCCCAAAATATCAAAATAGAATTGTCATTCTCATCTTTTTTTTATTAGTACTAGTAGTAGGTATCTATGGAAGTACTTGGATAATATTTAGATGGATACAACAATCCCATAACACTCCATCTTTATTTAAAATAATAGTACAAGGTGGAAATTTCACTACTGAAGATGATATTCGAAAATTACTCCATATCCGTGATAGAAATATGTTGATGAAAACAGATGTCAATATCATTCAAAATACCATGCTACAATTACCATGGATTAAATCTATTAGTGTACGTAAAAAATGGCCCAATATAATTAAAATTAACTTAATTGAATACATACCATTAGTATGTTGGAATAATATATACTTAATTGATAAAAACGGAAAAAAATTTCCTCTCTCTCAATTCTCTCAATATAAAAAAGAGAAAATATATTCTACTATCCCCACATTATATATTCTAGAAGAACATGCAAATGAAAAACATATAATCAATGAATATATTGCCATAAGCAATGTATTAAATAGTAGTAGTAAAATTCAAATTAAAACTATTCATATCAATCCTTGTCATTCATGGAGTCTAATTTTAGACAATAATATTCGGTTAGAAATTGGTCGAAATAACAAAATATATCGTCTAAAAAGGTTTATTGAGATTTATCCCACCATTCTACAACACGCTTATGAGAAAAAAAAACAAATTAGCTCTATAGATTTACGCTATGAATCAGGTTTAGCTGTTGGATTAACCGATTTTTCCTTTGCAACAACACTTCTATTTCATAAATCCGAACGACTGTCATATACAGGAAAAAATACAAATGATTAA
- the ftsA gene encoding cell division protein FtsA has translation MIKRTEKKLVVGLEIGTSKIITLIGEILPDSMINIIGIGNCQSRGMEKGSITNLDLVVTCIQQAIDQAELMANCRISSLYLAISGKYIQYQNEIGMVPIVEEVTLEDLENVVHIAKSVKVCDEHRILHVIPQEYSIDNQDGIKYPVGLSGVRMQAKVHIITCHNDMVKNVVKAVERCGITVDKLIFSGLASSYAVITEDERELGVCVVDIGGGTMDMTIYTAGALRHSKVIPYAGHTVTRDISYAFNIPILDAEFIKIQYGCAFRAMVNKEEQLEIPSMGGRPTRNLQRQNLVEVIEARYSELLHLINDEILRLQDQLRKNGITHHLSAGIILTGGASKIEGILNNAQKVFNNQVRIGYPINISDLTDYIKGPCYSTAVGLLQYGKEIRFHGEKTLEKNPFFSAFLRKIRNWIRKDGHFIMLLL, from the coding sequence ATGATTAAAAGGACGGAGAAAAAATTAGTAGTTGGATTAGAAATCGGTACATCTAAAATTATTACGTTAATTGGTGAAATTTTGCCTGATAGTATGATAAATATTATTGGAATAGGTAACTGTCAATCTCGAGGGATGGAAAAAGGTAGCATTACTAATTTAGACTTAGTAGTAACATGCATACAACAAGCTATCGATCAAGCTGAACTTATGGCTAACTGCCGAATTTCTTCTCTTTACCTAGCTATTTCTGGAAAATATATCCAATATCAAAATGAAATAGGTATGGTTCCTATAGTAGAAGAAGTCACATTAGAAGATTTAGAAAATGTCGTGCATATTGCAAAATCAGTGAAAGTTTGTGATGAACATCGTATTTTACATGTTATACCTCAGGAATATTCGATTGATAATCAAGACGGTATTAAATATCCAGTGGGTTTATCTGGGGTACGAATGCAAGCTAAAGTACATATTATTACCTGTCATAATGATATGGTAAAAAATGTTGTAAAAGCAGTAGAACGGTGTGGAATAACCGTAGATAAACTGATTTTCTCTGGTTTAGCATCGAGTTATGCAGTGATTACTGAAGATGAACGTGAATTAGGAGTATGTGTAGTAGATATAGGGGGGGGAACAATGGATATGACTATTTATACGGCTGGTGCATTGCGACATTCTAAAGTTATCCCTTATGCAGGTCATACAGTTACGCGTGATATTTCTTATGCTTTTAACATCCCCATATTAGATGCTGAATTTATTAAAATTCAATACGGATGCGCATTCCGTGCCATGGTCAATAAAGAAGAACAATTAGAAATACCTAGTATGGGAGGCAGACCGACACGTAATTTACAAAGGCAAAATTTAGTAGAAGTTATTGAAGCACGTTACTCAGAATTATTACATTTAATTAACGATGAGATTTTACGATTACAAGATCAACTTCGTAAAAATGGGATAACACACCATTTATCGGCTGGAATTATTTTAACTGGCGGCGCCTCTAAGATTGAGGGCATATTAAATAATGCGCAAAAAGTTTTTAATAATCAAGTTCGTATTGGATATCCTATTAATATTTCAGATTTAACAGATTATATAAAAGGACCTTGTTATTCAACGGCAGTTGGATTATTACAATATGGGAAGGAAATTCGTTTCCATGGAGAAAAAACATTAGAGAAAAACCCTTTTTTTAGCGCATTTTTAAGAAAAATTCGTAATTGGATAAGAAAAGATGGTCATTTTATTATGCTCCTCTTATAG
- the ftsZ gene encoding cell division protein FtsZ, whose amino-acid sequence MFEPMELTNDAIIKVIGVGGGGGNAVEHMIRESIEGVDFFAVNTDAQALRKTAISQTIQIGSSITKGLGAGANPEIGKSAAEEDREALHSALDGADMVFIAAGMGGGTGTGAAPVVAEIAKDLGILTVAVVTKPFNFEGKKRMIFAEQGIAELSKHVDSLIIIPNDKLLKVLSRGISLLDAFGAANDVLKGAVQGIAELITRPGLMNVDFADVRTVMSEMGYAMMGCGMSCGEEDRAEEAAEMAISSPLLEDIDLSGARGVLVNITAGLDLRLDEFETVGNTIRAFASDNATVVIGTSLDTDMKNELRVTVVATGIGMDKRADPTPLINKRNVEGQVMNNNRYSSKSSISQQEQKNTLKTTLNTQKIQQSSLSNKEVDYLDIPTFLRKHLD is encoded by the coding sequence ATGTTTGAACCAATGGAATTAACTAATGATGCAATCATTAAGGTTATTGGTGTTGGAGGAGGAGGAGGAAATGCGGTTGAACATATGATACGTGAAAGTATAGAGGGAGTTGATTTTTTTGCGGTTAATACGGATGCCCAAGCATTACGTAAAACTGCTATAAGCCAAACCATCCAGATAGGTAGTAGCATAACAAAAGGATTGGGAGCGGGTGCTAATCCTGAAATAGGTAAAAGTGCCGCTGAAGAAGACCGTGAGGCTTTACATTCCGCCTTAGATGGAGCCGATATGGTTTTTATCGCTGCTGGAATGGGAGGGGGTACAGGTACAGGAGCAGCTCCAGTCGTAGCAGAAATCGCTAAAGATCTTGGTATTTTAACCGTAGCGGTGGTAACCAAACCTTTTAACTTTGAAGGAAAAAAACGCATGATATTTGCGGAACAAGGTATTGCTGAACTCTCTAAACACGTAGATTCATTAATAATTATACCGAACGATAAACTACTAAAAGTACTTAGCAGAGGTATTTCTCTTTTAGATGCTTTCGGCGCCGCTAATGATGTATTAAAAGGCGCGGTACAAGGGATTGCGGAGCTCATTACTCGTCCAGGTCTAATGAATGTCGATTTTGCAGATGTACGCACGGTAATGTCAGAAATGGGTTATGCTATGATGGGTTGTGGTATGTCTTGTGGTGAAGAAGATCGTGCAGAAGAAGCAGCGGAAATGGCAATATCTAGTCCATTACTAGAAGATATTGATCTTTCTGGCGCAAGAGGAGTACTGGTGAACATTACGGCAGGATTGGATCTCCGTTTAGATGAATTTGAGACTGTTGGAAATACTATTCGTGCGTTTGCTTCCGATAATGCAACCGTAGTGATTGGGACATCTTTAGATACAGATATGAAAAATGAATTACGTGTTACTGTTGTCGCCACAGGAATAGGGATGGATAAGCGAGCTGACCCTACTCCCTTAATAAATAAAAGAAACGTTGAAGGTCAAGTCATGAATAATAATCGATACTCTAGTAAATCCTCAATATCTCAGCAGGAGCAAAAAAATACGCTAAAAACAACACTAAATACGCAAAAAATTCAACAATCTTCTCTTAGTAATAAAGAAGTAGATTATTTAGATATTCCTACTTTTTTACGTAAACATCTAGATTAG
- the lpxC gene encoding UDP-3-O-acyl-N-acetylglucosamine deacetylase, which yields MIKQRTLKRVVKTMGMGLHTGAKVKLTLRPGIPNSGIIYRRSDFKNPVYLYSNAESVSKTAALCTCIMNQYGIRIFTVEHLNAALASLGIDNIIVEVDAPEIPIMDGSSNPFIYLLADAGIQELDSPKKFIRIKRTVRVEDKDKWAELTPYHGFNLDFTIDFNHPVIRATSQRYLFQFSTDAFIKQISSARTFGFTRDIAYLHSNGLALGGSFDCAIIMDDHRVLNRRGLRFKDEFIRHKILDAIGDLFVCGYNIIGQFTGFKSGHAMNNRLIQTVLSRKDAWEFVTFRHISEIPTYHLPQLNDIL from the coding sequence ATGATAAAGCAAAGGACGTTGAAACGTGTTGTGAAAACGATGGGGATGGGGTTACATACTGGAGCAAAGGTAAAACTTACACTACGTCCTGGAATACCAAATTCTGGTATTATTTATCGACGATCTGATTTTAAAAATCCTGTATATTTATATTCGAATGCGGAATCCGTAAGTAAGACCGCCGCTCTATGTACATGTATTATGAATCAATACGGAATACGCATTTTTACCGTGGAACATTTGAATGCGGCATTAGCAAGTTTAGGGATTGATAACATTATTGTTGAAGTGGATGCGCCAGAAATTCCTATTATGGATGGAAGTTCGAATCCATTTATTTATTTACTTGCGGATGCGGGTATACAAGAACTAGATTCTCCAAAAAAATTTATTAGGATAAAAAGAACGGTACGTGTTGAAGACAAAGATAAATGGGCTGAATTAACCCCTTATCACGGATTTAATTTAGATTTTACCATTGATTTTAATCATCCTGTAATTCGCGCTACTTCACAACGTTATTTGTTTCAATTTTCTACTGATGCTTTTATTAAGCAGATCAGTAGCGCAAGAACGTTTGGATTTACGCGTGATATTGCATATCTACATTCTAATGGTTTAGCCCTAGGAGGGAGCTTTGATTGTGCTATTATTATGGACGATCATCGTGTCCTCAATCGAAGAGGATTACGTTTTAAAGATGAATTTATACGCCATAAAATATTGGATGCGATAGGTGATTTATTTGTATGTGGTTATAATATTATCGGTCAATTTACTGGTTTTAAATCGGGTCATGCTATGAATAATAGGCTAATACAAACAGTACTTTCGAGAAAAGATGCATGGGAATTCGTGACATTCCGTCATATATCAGAAATACCTACTTATCATTTACCACAACTGAATGATATATTGTAA